The Vigna angularis cultivar LongXiaoDou No.4 chromosome 6, ASM1680809v1, whole genome shotgun sequence genome contains the following window.
GGTATcaaagatttttatttatttttttctaaaatcaacTACGGAAGCACACAGTCATCAAAAGTTATAAAGTAGTAGGAGAaacaacattttattataatttcgACACAAGTTATTACTACATGAATTTACTAAGGTGGAGACCTAAATTCATGCAGGATGAAGTACTTGCATGTTATAGTGATTTATTGGAAATATAGAAGCAGTGGAAAGTGGTAGCTGGTACATTCAGAGAAGTAAATGATTAATAGGGTCTTTGATCGACATAGTTGCCAGGAGGATCATAGTTGCAACCGATGAAAGTGCCTCCATTGTTGCATCTTACTTTCGCACATCCAACGCGTACAGAGTTCCTCCAAACAACCTGAGTGTAGTGTCCGCATTCTCCACCAACACAAGAGTTGGAATTGTAGTCATAATTTGATTTCTCATCCACCCACATTTTCACAGCATCCTTCCCACTTAGGTCACCGCTGCTTCCTGCAAGATTCTCCCCATATTTCCCATCACCACCAGAGTGTATCAGATTGCAGTCACCTATGCGTTGATTTGCGTAGTTTTGTGCGAAAGCAGCAACTGTATCGTCCCAAACAATGTTTGCAACACCAACATCTGACCTTGCAGCGTTGTGTTCGTTCAAGTAGTCGGCTTGTGAGTCTTGAGCGTAGGCTACATCAGCCACACTCACAAACCCTAACACACACAACACCCCAAATGAAATCTTCCACAACTCCATTTTATTTGATGAATCTTGGTGGAGCTTTTGCGAGGTATTTATAGGGTTTTAAcagaaaatatttattgtaaGCAAACATATGGTAGAATTTTCAAAATGGAAATGCGTGTTTGACTAAGAAATTGTATTACTTGCTGCTGAGGTTGCGGTCTATCTTTTAATATTCCTTTGGTATATAATATAGACCAAACGGAGAATGATTTATGTATGATATATAGTATAGATAAAAAACGGTCCATCTGCTACGACAGATCGGTCCATTCGCTACATCAACAATGATCGATCGATTTATCTGCAACATCAACAATGTTGGATCATAATTGGGTCagcgtttaagttattattgggACAATAATCTAGACggtaaaataatcaaagatatctaattaaagatattgataagtcGTTAATTTGTAACTAAACGAATCTAAAGGTAAGtctgtgtttattttattggagCTGTGCTAGTTTAAGATcatgaaacacttataaatatgaGGACATGGCCAAAAGGCAGGTAAGTTCTACTAGATCCAAAATATTCAATTGTGATAAATAATTCACTAAACCGTTCCTAACTTGAGCATCGAAGTGCCTTTTGCATGTATCTTTCCCTAATCAAGAGTACAACCGAGCGGAGTAGGCGACTCAGGCATTGGAAAATAGGAAAGTCACGTTAGAtgggttagtctctcggtcctacACAATCTATACAGAAACAttctaaaatatctaaaaagAAGTTTCAAACACTAATATTTCATACGGTTTCAGGTATAGGGTTAAGTAACTTTAAACATCTTCACAATTTCTTCTCCGATACTATATAATAACTGTATCTTCACTCTGTCTTTGTCTCCGCTCCAACCGATCATAAATATCTGGCAAAGACACTTCGATGTTTAAGTTAACAAATAATCCGTATAGAATCTTTAACTTATTTTGGTTTAGTCAAGAGAATCTACTAAGTTAGGCCATTCATCTCTTCCTTAGTATGTAGGGACGTCCAGCCCTACAATACAGCTGACTATAGAAATGTAAAGAAACTGATTTTGCACAAAGGTTGTTTTTTTTAGTATGACACGTTCTCAATTGAAATTAGGTTCCGATTAAGTCAACAATGTTTAATTAGTGTCTGCTTTAGCGGTGTTGAGTCTATATACTACTTCCACAATTTTCATTAAACATGTGTTAGGAGGACGAAGCTTTTTATACTGTAGCTGTAGTTTTTCTATTAccttttgttttggttatgtaactgaaattttcattaaaatttctTTACCATAGTATTTGTTACATTTTATTTAGCATAttctttatgaaacataaatttgacCGAGTCAGCAAaacttttcataattaattaactgcattactgatttttttttaaatgtgatttttcccttactaaaaacaaaaaggatTATGTAACAACTTAAGTTTCTGTCGTCTATACGTACCTATTTTGTATTATTAGACGAGTCCGCATTTTTAGTCTAAATAAAATTGGAATATTAGTTTATTTCATATTGTAAGATtaggaaaagtaaaataaccataaaatcaCTCAGTTTTCTACATTTGTCATTGTTTCCACTATGTATGTGATTTGAATGTTATTGGATGACATAATCTGGACTATGATTGTGATGGTGACCATGACCATCCATGGGCATACAATAATGATATACCGCCGTGTAAGAGAAGGtaaatggaaagaaaagttAGAAGATTTCTAAGATGCATCCCTTCTAGTTGGTATTAATTGGTGCATGCATGTACCAAACTCTAGTTAgctacataataataatattaatattattattattattattttctttatagaAAGTCTTCAGAATTTTCATACAAAATTACTATCATAAGCAAATGGAGCAACAAGAAACATGCAACATGACTCGTGACATGAACACAAAACGAAATACATGTGCAGAAACACGACCAACATGTTACATAACTTAGACTGAATAGTTTTCTTCTCTTGAAAGGAAATTTTTGGCTTTAATTTTGTCACTCAGCTTCAATCAAGGAGGGTCAaatgttttgatgatgaatttAGAAGGAAATAAAAGTTAATCTGTGCAACACCATTTTTctgctttttgttttcttggtcaATGGATATACGCATGCAGAATCAATTTGCCTGCTTTTTTATTCCACCACAAATTAATTTCCTCATATTTTCTAATACAAGATGGAatagatttttatatttgatcatACATACAAATTAGTGTAAGTTTATTATTCTTTCAATAAACCAAACTGTCGTAAACATGCtacaaaaattgaattaaatttgaagATGCACTATTTGATGTTTCAATGAATATCTAATTTTGTGAGAAAATTCAATGAGGAAAAACAAATAGTAAACCACAAGTACATTATGAGACAAATCAATATTTGACGTATGGTGATATagtatataaaattaatctttatatAACATTGGGAATACATAATTAAGATATATAGGAAGACTTAaggatataagataaaaaaaggGTATAATTTTAGAAAGCTTAGGGGATGTAGcaggagattttttttttcagaattcggtaattctaaattattaattttaggaATACCTaatattttagttgaaaaaaaaCCATTTATTTAAGTTTCATATAATAAGATGTTTTCTCTATATTTGATCTGTCCTATTGTAAAAAGTGAACCGGGTCAACTTACCTGCATAAGAAAcacaagttaatttttttaattaattctgcatAATATTTAATTCGTGGACCggcttataaaaaaatatttattttataattttctttctaaattatAGTATGTAAAATAGTTAGATGCAAAATTTTAATAaccttattattatttgattaaatttgtaaaaataataaattttataaacctatttcttaatttaaaaatttctaaTTGCGTAACTACCTTATTAGAAATTTCATACTAAATATATAACTAAAcgatgaaaactaaatttaaagttATCAAATAGAATTAAGAActtattaaagattttttttaaaagtaaacttaatttataataaatatacataaaatttgatataactTATAAGTGAACACATCataatcataatttataaatatatttgaagaaaaattcaCACAAACGGATTATACCTCCCAATCTCCCTCACCCTGGGTTGGCCCTTGTGAACAACGGACCATACGAGATTAACATATCTGACACTTTTACGAGCATGCGGATCACATAATCTATACTTATTGATACCCCTAAGCGGAAGAAGTTAAACACAAAGAAAGATAACTTGAGTATAAGATTGAGGCCTTCCGTTCATAATCTATCTTTTTCCTGTATTCAACTACCATGTGTTCTATTTTCttggataaatatttttttaataattttttttaataatttttttacaacagtCTATGTAATAGTTTATGAttggtttattttaaatatatcaatcTATAAAACACTGACACattatctattataaaaatattgtaaaaaaaaaagttgttaacatgttatagttctttttcttctgtCCCTCCTCATGTTTTCCTGtattatcttaattaattatttctcgTGTTACCCTCTgttgaagtatgtttttttttctactattattatgaattttacaTCCTTATGAGATATAAATCTAATTTTGATAAAgtagattaatattttattttctttatttatttttatataattctccTTTTCCTTTTATGAAATTGTGTACAGGAGTAGGTTTGTTTTATTACCTCTGACTAATGAGTGGACAAGACAGGGAAGAGAATATAATCATTTATCTATTAACATTAGTAAAATGGCATGTGAATAACTAATATTTTggaatataatattattagttttttcaaaaaatgttaattctaaaatttcagtttattttggaataactaatattttagtTAGACAACAGTAGTAAgataaattgtaataatttcattaatatatttctCCAAACACACCATGccattaattaagttaaaagagaagaaattacAGAAAAAACACAAGCAAACAAAAGACATCAAGTACCCACAAGACAAGCATTATTATGCTAGAATGAAAAACATTACaagaatgaaaatttattatactttataGTCTTAATATGTAATAGATCTGAAATGCATGATTGTTGCAGCAGCTACGATGAAGGAAATCAGTATGGTCTTTCGCCAATATAGTTGCCGGGAGGAGAATAATTGCAAGTGACGAAGGTGCCGCCATTGTTGCAACGTACTTTGGCACATCCAAGATACACCGATTTTCTCCAAACAACCTGAGTGTAATGCAGACACTCTCCACCAATACAAGAGTTGGAAGTGTAGTCGTAGAAGGGTTTCTCATCCACCCACAATTTCACTGCCTCTGCAACACTCATGTCACCGGTGCTCATTGCAATATTCTCCCCGTAGATGCCACCACCATCTGAATGAACCAGTTGACAATCTTTACGTTCATTAGCATATTTTTGCGCAAAAGCAGCAACTGTGTCATTCCAAACTATATTTTTCACACCAACATCTGATCGTGCAGGGTTGTGTCCATTCAGATAGTCTTTCTGTGAATCTTGAGCGTTGGCAAGATCACTCATAATTGCCAGCCCCAACACACTCAGTACACAAAACCAAACCTTAATGCACAACcccattttgtttgattataGTATTAATTTCTTCACAGCTTTGCAGAAATTAATATTGAAAGggaggtgtttgatgaataAGATTGAGGCTTTTGTGAGGTATTTATAGTGTAATGAAAGGTTGGTTGTTAGAAAAGGTTGAGCTAAAGAAAACTACAAATTTCAAAGTCATCTCGGATGACTGGAAAAGTAAATAACTATCAAACTAAAaactaaaccttttttttttgtttttaattacattttaaaggATTTAGTTCTTATCAATTTCAGTACTCAAATattgtaacatttttttatatgttaacgaaacatataaaatttaaaaatttaagactCACATTAAATCTTCAATTATGAAAAGAATATTTATCTTAAATACATGTATATTTATGTGAATgactaaataaaacattaattaaaatattgattttgtaaaatgttTACATTGAGTAATGATTactaagttgttttatttagtaaattactaaatatttacattaattatatttattacttgattttaaaagaaaatttcatatcaatAACTTGTGTTCTTGTGGGCCTAGACACGCGTAATACTAGTCACATGAAACACTCCTTAGTCTGTAGCTCCCCCCACCAATCTCAGATGTATCAAGCTTTCTTACATAAATCATCTAGATCTTACAGTTGAGATATTCTCTCCAACTTAAGTATGTCTAGGGCCATAGTGTTGGGGTGTGTGTAATAACACTTCGTAATGAGGAACTGTATAAGTAGCTAGATATACcaaagtttttataaatatatcaataaatattttttatttaatattaactattgcaatttattaaatatactaaatttaattgaatatgatataaatttttaacatgtttataTAAGATACTTGACCGTATTATAACCATTAATTGAAACCTAAACTTCACAATAGCACATGGTAGAATGTTAATGTTGTTGGGTTTTGTTTCGGATTAGGGTTGAGATTTTTTACTCAAAGCATTTTATGTTGTTATGAAGACTGGATGGACCTAATGATCCTCCATTATTCAAGTTGTATTATTCGctctctcctccttctccaaGCAGTGGGAGAGAGTATCTGCAAAAGGCACTCTAAGTCAGTGACTTTGCGtgataatatttaatagaaaatgaGTACTCAAAATTAGTTCAACTTGCTTACCTTTGCGGCTTAgccttctatttataagttatttcatAGACCCTAAATTGGTATAGGTCCAATAAAACGAGCTTACCTTTAAATTAGGTCGGTTATTCGTAAACAACTTCCTTAATTTGCAATCACTTATCAATATCTTTGATCATTATTATTctgttattaatttattaactatttattttcCCAAACCATTGGTCTAATAAGAATATCCTAAACGCTGACCCAGTTATGGCCCGATATCAATAACTTAAACGTTGACCCAACATTTAATCTATTTGATTGTTGACCCACGGAATAGACTGAATAGTTACAAATGCTAACAGTTTGTTCTATCATATATATACCATACaagtttattaaagaaaaagatttattgaAAGACACTGTATTAGTTAGACCTTAGtccaatatttttaattcaaaactttaataatgaatttatgaGTCTTTACGTtgctctattttcttttttcttatactTGGATTCTCAACAATCTTCTCTTTAAGAATGAGTCCATTTCACAATTTCATTTCTATTACTGTTGGGTTTATTGAGGAAAGAGATTCATTAGAGAGATACAACATCAATAAAATCTGAGTTCAATCACAATGTCACCAATTTCAATCCAAAATATTAAGACAAGAGATATATCAATCTTCATCTTTATATGgtgttttactttttcatttctatataatgaaatttagacttacatttaaattttcattaaatgtgttttttaaataagaaaattctatttaaTATTGATTGTAGTAATTGTAAAGAATAATACacttattgaattatttaataataagtgTAGTATATCTTCTTCCATTAACTTactgaatattaaatataaaattaaatttttgaaagaagaattgaaattcaaaattgatcgataaaatagtcaaatttagaaaaaaaaaactttacattataaatatattttaaaatatcaattgatttttttgaaaaatatgaatataattcagtgtctaaattaaaattttgaagcaAGTATAAGAGTAATTagtaattacattaaaaattatatttgtgttCAATATATTGATTAGAAATATCCATGTAAAAAGACATAATAaactaattcttttataaaaaaaagttattaaaccGTGCAGGGGTTTATACTGGATTATATTGATTAGAGACATATTGATTGGAGACATGAGGTTCCCTTTTAACAATGAATTAATTTGTTACagatatattataataattattaataggaaacaaataaaataataaaaaatattatttcaaaataattaactaCTAGGTCTGTTTTGTAAAAGTCAAACTATTTGAATAAATGTTTTACTGtgataataaatacttttataaataatataattaatactaCATTTGTATTGGAAATTTTAAGGCTTTCTAACCATTAATTGAATACTAAGTCAACAAAGTTGAATGTAattagatttaataaaaaaaattgtattttacagagaaataaatatttattgttaatgaactcttaattataattaattacaatagaAAAGTCAAACGTAAATAGGGTTGAATTACTCAAATAGAATAttgaattgaatatatttaagaatattatattttaaagtactgaataaaattagatatttttaataaaaatacatttttttattcttataattcaagatattatttaaaactacagtattatattttatgttatattagtATATTATAACTTAAAGGTTGTATGATCTATTATATGACTCATTTAATGCATctagatatttttataattataaatttttatatcatatctagataattttataattataaattgttatatatgATCATAATGCAACATATTAGATATAAATAGTGTTTATTCATTATTGAACtcgtaataaaaaaattattttttattgattctgTTACATCAAATGCTTTAAAACTCATAGTATATGTGAATAcattcaaatatttagaaaaaagtattttataaatttataaataaaatttaaattaaattaaaaataaatataaaatattaattaaaatttaataaattttaattttaattttttacaaacaATAAATATCTACGAATATGAATAGTATGATATTTGCCTTACattataaatagatattaaaatatttgtatctattaccaattatttaattgttagttataaataaaaacatatgattatatatatgcggCGTGTTAGGGCTAGTATTTACTGATTTAAAAACATTGACTTTATGATAGGGTGTTTCTCcttcaatatcaaaatataaataaaagattaaaataatattttaattaaatactacatcaattatttgattaaacatataacaaaaataatatataaacgaTTTCACAAAATATGTATTAAGGCTATATCAAATACTCATTTCAcaataaacttataattaattttatgaaagcTATTAAGTTTGGATATTAAAGACTAACATATGTCCCTAATGTTTAATAATACGAGATGAAGAAAATAGGAAAAAGTAATAGCGATTTTTAAAATACgatatttaattattctattaagTAGGACTCTCGGACTGTAAAATCATTCTATAATTATACTAAATTTACTTACTCGAGTAAAGAATATAGTTTAGGTAATGAGCGTAGAAAGAAATTCCTGTATCGGAATTTAGTATGAAAGATAATCATCATCGCGATGctataataaattaactatGTGAGAATATATGTGTAAAACGGAGCGCTTATTTTTGTCTAAATATATTACAGAGAAATGGTAGATATGTAGCAAGTAGTGTCcaatagttatttttgtttatatccAATACAGAGAGAGATTACATGACAAATGTACAACTCCAAAACATACTCAAATTTCGAGAATTGATTCTAAAGTGTATCTTTATCTTCGTATTTAATTGAAAAGACAGACAACATTATTAGTTACATGAGTTACGAACTCACATATGTATTCTGCTAAATTGAAAAGCATCAcagaaatgaaaatttatataaatcacAGTAATATGTTATACTTTATAGTCTTAATATGTAATAGATATGAAAAGTATGGTTGGTCGCAAAAACTATAATGGAGGAAGTCAGTATGGTCTTTCGCCAATATAGTTGCCAGGAGGAGAATAGTTGCAGGTGACGAAGGTGCCTCCATTGTCACATCTTACTTTGGCACATCCAACATACACTGAATTTCTCCAAACAATTTGAGTGTAGTGCAGACAATCTCCAC
Protein-coding sequences here:
- the LOC108342448 gene encoding pathogenesis-related protein 1, encoding MELWKISFGVLCVLGFVSVADVAYAQDSQADYLNEHNAARSDVGVANIVWDDTVAAFAQNYANQRIGDCNLIHSGGDGKYGENLAGSSGDLSGKDAVKMWVDEKSNYDYNSNSCVGGECGHYTQVVWRNSVRVGCAKVRCNNGGTFIGCNYDPPGNYVDQRPY
- the LOC108342629 gene encoding basic form of pathogenesis-related protein 1 encodes the protein MGLCIKVWFCVLSVLGLAIMSDLANAQDSQKDYLNGHNPARSDVGVKNIVWNDTVAAFAQKYANERKDCQLVHSDGGGIYGENIAMSTGDMSVAEAVKLWVDEKPFYDYTSNSCIGGECLHYTQVVWRKSVYLGCAKVRCNNGGTFVTCNYSPPGNYIGERPY